In Legionella lytica, one genomic interval encodes:
- the truD gene encoding tRNA pseudouridine(13) synthase TruD has product MYSLDWARVYGLPQSTAHFKYVPEDFQVNEFFDTPFSGQGEHILLRIEKSGLNTEEVVKSLASLINKPIKMISYAGLKDRQALTTQWLSVHAPGEEIPGIEQLSAPGWRVLECTRHHKKLKPGFLTGNQFVIRLRELTDELAFLQRVEEIKKTGVPNYFGEQRFGHDAGNLRRAEEMLVQGRKVKDRFRKGMYCSAARSWIFNLILAHRVREQNWNTPLTGDVMQLSGSKSIFVIDEVQEELRQRIKEKDISPASPLPGKSKHKLQGEASVLIEKIYADWQSWLAGLERLGLEEAWRANILHVQQFGCVIQDQIAELSFNLPAGSYATAVLRELVLY; this is encoded by the coding sequence ATGTATTCTTTGGATTGGGCACGGGTTTATGGTTTACCACAATCTACTGCACATTTTAAATACGTACCTGAAGATTTTCAGGTTAACGAATTCTTTGATACACCCTTTAGTGGTCAGGGTGAGCATATTCTTTTAAGAATAGAGAAAAGTGGTTTGAATACTGAAGAGGTGGTGAAATCGCTTGCTTCCTTAATTAATAAGCCAATTAAAATGATTAGTTATGCTGGGCTAAAAGATCGCCAAGCATTAACCACTCAATGGCTAAGCGTGCATGCGCCAGGAGAGGAAATTCCTGGGATTGAGCAGCTTTCCGCGCCTGGATGGCGTGTTTTAGAATGTACACGTCATCATAAAAAGCTTAAACCGGGGTTTTTAACGGGTAACCAGTTTGTTATTCGTTTGCGTGAACTGACTGATGAGTTAGCTTTTTTACAGCGCGTAGAAGAAATTAAAAAAACAGGGGTACCAAATTACTTTGGTGAGCAACGTTTCGGCCATGATGCAGGCAATCTCCGTCGCGCTGAAGAGATGCTGGTGCAAGGACGAAAAGTAAAAGACCGTTTTCGTAAAGGAATGTATTGTTCTGCCGCACGCTCATGGATTTTCAATTTAATTTTGGCACATCGTGTTCGTGAGCAAAATTGGAATACTCCTTTAACAGGTGATGTGATGCAACTTAGTGGCTCAAAGAGTATTTTTGTTATTGATGAAGTACAAGAAGAACTAAGGCAGCGTATTAAGGAAAAGGACATTTCCCCTGCTAGCCCTTTGCCGGGAAAAAGTAAGCATAAGCTTCAAGGAGAAGCTTCGGTACTGATCGAGAAAATCTATGCTGATTGGCAATCCTGGTTAGCTGGATTAGAACGTTTAGGATTAGAAGAAGCGTGGCGGGCAAATATTTTGCACGTGCAACAATTTGGTTGTGTGATTCAAGACCAGATCGCAGAGCTGTCATTTAATTTACCGGCGGGGTCTTATGCAACAGCGGTATTAAGGGAGTTGGTTTTATACTAG
- a CDS encoding AAA family ATPase produces MRDGLFQSELAAVIQPRILLKPDSWLSKIEFINHLILFNNTLITVLSEKAGGKTSFASLLQEHLDPQINPLLITIKAPCNREDIISSIAEQFHLKQDEHTDMSSLVAQINERRAHVLLLIDDAQHLPEVFIKEVMLAIKNQEGFNFFHLCLLSDYSIVAALNGFSASFFNGLVHTIELNALTEAETRTYVLERATASRLINKPLSEAQFKKIYQLTKGNVAKINSSLESFIFNFANKKELTTLDKVKKFGIPVGSAVLSTLCCLFIAKAFNQEPSTNRVIAAAAKPVQQATLVSQIPSWQEEATRELVEHTLAVKQNLDVISKEANGATIALVEQAQRHASIEQNKAALTQALQEKLYTIQLVASTDKIDMKRYIKSNKLLYSTAKLNHYTEHNVIWYVLTIGEYSNMTDAQESIKKLPPSLKRLNPWVRPLATLG; encoded by the coding sequence ATGAGGGATGGATTGTTTCAGTCTGAATTAGCAGCTGTGATACAACCTAGAATATTGTTAAAACCAGACTCTTGGTTGTCAAAGATTGAGTTCATTAATCATTTGATTCTTTTTAACAATACGTTGATTACCGTATTGTCTGAAAAAGCTGGGGGGAAAACTTCATTTGCTTCCTTACTGCAAGAGCATTTAGATCCGCAAATAAATCCACTCTTAATCACCATAAAAGCCCCCTGTAATCGTGAAGATATTATCAGCAGTATTGCTGAGCAATTTCATTTGAAGCAGGATGAACATACGGATATGTCCTCCTTGGTTGCACAAATTAATGAGCGTAGAGCACATGTTCTCTTGCTGATTGATGATGCTCAGCATTTACCAGAAGTCTTTATTAAAGAGGTCATGTTAGCAATTAAAAACCAGGAAGGTTTTAATTTCTTTCATCTATGTTTATTGTCCGATTATTCGATTGTCGCTGCGTTAAATGGGTTCTCCGCATCATTCTTTAATGGTTTAGTGCATACCATTGAGTTGAACGCATTAACTGAAGCTGAGACAAGAACTTATGTACTTGAACGGGCAACCGCTTCGCGTTTGATTAACAAACCACTGTCCGAAGCCCAGTTTAAAAAAATTTATCAGCTAACTAAGGGAAATGTTGCTAAGATCAATTCGAGTTTAGAATCATTCATTTTTAACTTTGCTAATAAGAAAGAACTTACAACACTTGATAAAGTGAAAAAATTCGGTATTCCCGTAGGGAGTGCAGTGCTTTCTACACTTTGCTGTTTATTTATTGCCAAAGCGTTTAATCAAGAGCCTTCTACAAATAGGGTAATTGCTGCAGCGGCTAAACCGGTCCAACAAGCAACATTAGTTAGCCAAATTCCTTCATGGCAAGAGGAAGCTACACGAGAATTGGTTGAGCATACTTTAGCGGTAAAACAAAATTTAGATGTGATTAGCAAAGAAGCTAACGGAGCTACTATTGCTCTTGTTGAGCAGGCACAAAGACATGCCTCGATTGAGCAGAACAAAGCCGCGCTTACTCAGGCTTTGCAAGAAAAATTATATACAATTCAATTGGTTGCTAGCACTGATAAAATTGATATGAAACGCTATATCAAAAGCAATAAGTTACTCTACTCCACAGCAAAGTTAAACCATTACACAGAACATAATGTTATTTGGTATGTATTAACGATTGGGGAATACAGCAATATGACTGATGCTCAGGAGTCTATTAAAAAATTGCCACCGTCATTGAAGCGCCTTAACCCTTGGGTACGACCTCTTGCTACCTTGGGTTAG
- a CDS encoding PilN domain-containing protein gives MVQINLLPWRDQKRQQERRAFIRRLSFGGTLSLLTILSINYYVLNLANNQRIRNQMLRQELTVCERKINELKILEKTRVRFLSQISTVHQLLSRRELIVHLFDELTWVVPTGIYLRKVEEKDNVISLFGYAKSNIDVSWALQNMEHNEWIQHPILHVVKQVQDKQQSVRSRFKLTFMLGSKHSIGTQS, from the coding sequence ATGGTCCAAATTAACTTATTACCTTGGCGTGATCAGAAACGCCAGCAAGAAAGAAGAGCCTTCATCAGGCGACTAAGTTTTGGCGGCACTCTCTCTTTATTAACGATACTCTCGATTAATTATTATGTATTGAATTTAGCGAATAATCAGCGTATCAGAAACCAAATGCTGCGACAGGAACTGACTGTTTGTGAGCGTAAGATAAATGAACTAAAAATTTTGGAAAAGACTCGCGTTAGGTTCTTGTCGCAAATTTCTACGGTACACCAATTACTCTCAAGACGGGAATTGATTGTTCATTTATTTGATGAGTTAACTTGGGTTGTTCCGACAGGTATTTATCTGCGTAAAGTGGAAGAAAAGGATAATGTGATTTCTTTATTTGGCTATGCTAAGTCTAATATCGATGTTTCTTGGGCTTTGCAAAATATGGAGCACAACGAATGGATTCAGCACCCTATATTACACGTTGTTAAACAAGTACAAGATAAGCAACAGTCAGTACGTAGTCGCTTTAAATTAACATTTATGCTTGGGTCTAAACATTCAATTGGAACACAATCATGA
- the pgi gene encoding glucose-6-phosphate isomerase, translating into MNRPTELNSWKKLKGCAASLSKSSLSQNACVSSEHLTLDYSGQPISESILNLLLELAHESKLSEHMHALLEGKHVNNTENRPALHTALRAQAHDAIYVNGHNVVADVTDVRHKMQAISTQIREGKWLGYTGKPITDVVNLGIGGSMLGPFFCIDALSDYVTNQLNFHFVAEVDPNAFARVSAKLNPETTLFIVSSKSFTTPETLYNMEKALAWMNQDQHVDKHFIAITANVEKAGELGFKQILPIWDWVGGRYSVCSSINLITCIAIGYEHFSALLEGANSMDQHFRSTEFSKNLPILLALLGIWNINFLNNNNLLMLTYSEDLKYLVPYLQQLDMESNGKSVNKQGQRVNYDTGPIIWGGPGNHAQHSYYQLLCQGTRKIAADLISVKTFDQEPINKMCLGHRKVLTQGVATEDNPYSYVHGEVPVNHLSLADSSPRTLGALIALYEHKIFVQGVIWNINSFDQPGVESAKKIFKQYT; encoded by the coding sequence ATGAATCGCCCAACTGAACTAAACTCATGGAAAAAGCTTAAAGGATGTGCCGCAAGTTTATCTAAATCATCTTTATCACAAAACGCATGCGTTTCAAGCGAACACCTTACTCTGGATTACAGCGGACAGCCAATTAGCGAATCAATATTAAACCTATTACTTGAACTTGCTCATGAAAGCAAATTGTCTGAGCATATGCATGCCCTACTTGAAGGTAAGCACGTTAATAATACAGAAAACCGCCCAGCCTTACATACTGCCCTACGTGCTCAGGCACACGATGCAATTTATGTTAATGGCCATAATGTTGTTGCTGATGTCACTGACGTGCGCCATAAAATGCAGGCGATATCCACCCAGATTAGAGAGGGAAAATGGTTAGGTTACACGGGTAAACCAATTACCGATGTAGTTAATTTAGGAATTGGCGGGTCCATGCTTGGTCCCTTCTTTTGTATCGATGCCCTGAGCGATTACGTTACGAATCAATTAAATTTTCATTTTGTTGCGGAAGTTGATCCGAATGCCTTTGCACGCGTCAGTGCCAAATTAAATCCTGAGACAACTCTATTCATTGTCTCCTCAAAATCATTCACCACACCAGAAACTTTATACAACATGGAAAAAGCTTTGGCGTGGATGAATCAAGACCAGCATGTAGATAAACATTTTATTGCCATCACCGCCAACGTAGAAAAAGCCGGTGAACTGGGCTTTAAACAAATTCTTCCTATTTGGGATTGGGTTGGCGGTCGTTATTCGGTTTGCTCTTCCATTAATTTAATTACCTGTATTGCTATAGGTTATGAGCATTTTTCTGCTCTGCTTGAAGGCGCCAACAGCATGGATCAGCATTTTAGAAGCACCGAATTTTCCAAAAACTTACCCATTCTTTTAGCTTTGTTAGGTATTTGGAATATCAACTTTTTAAATAATAATAACTTATTAATGCTGACATATTCTGAGGATTTAAAATACCTAGTTCCCTATCTGCAACAGCTGGATATGGAAAGCAATGGAAAGTCAGTGAATAAGCAAGGGCAGCGTGTTAATTACGATACAGGCCCTATTATTTGGGGAGGACCAGGAAATCATGCCCAGCACAGTTATTATCAATTACTGTGTCAGGGAACACGCAAAATTGCTGCGGATTTAATCAGCGTTAAAACCTTTGATCAAGAGCCCATTAACAAGATGTGTCTTGGTCACCGAAAAGTACTCACCCAAGGAGTTGCTACAGAGGATAATCCTTACAGCTATGTGCATGGGGAAGTTCCTGTAAATCATCTTTCCTTAGCAGATTCTTCTCCGAGAACACTCGGCGCGCTTATTGCCTTGTATGAACATAAGATTTTTGTGCAAGGAGTAATCTGGAATATTAATTCATTTGATCAGCCAGGAGTTGAAAGCGCTAAGAAAATATTTAAACAATACACCTAG
- a CDS encoding aminotransferase class I/II-fold pyridoxal phosphate-dependent enzyme, protein MENICKDSSFAELGFDSLLMAELISRLKLELPEQIELPIQDILAISDVASLIDLIQKQLKGTNIPEKSMKPALPTKVYSSEEQRWMELKHLPEYQKIQQTRTMLGEELAAQLYFNTINGISDNCIQLEQTSLINFSGYNYLGYSGDERVIKLTCDAISNYGTSVSASRLISGQKPVHMQLEQSISDLISTEDTVVFSAGHATNISVITHLFGMEDVIFHDALIHNSSLQGAIFSKAKRIPFPHNDFNTLAKLMATERSHYRRALVLIEGVYSMDGDIANVPEFIKVKNQYNAHLMIDEAHSIGVLGEHGAGICEYFNLSANDIELWMGTLSKAFASCGGYVSGKKELMDYIRYSCAGFVFSAGISPANTTAALASIQLLRKEPHRPRLLQKNAQRLLLDLKSHGINTGASENTPIIPIIIGDEKKTVQLCLNLRQQGVYTHPIIYPAVEKDMARIRLFINYMHTEEQLAYTAEMIYKYLA, encoded by the coding sequence ATGGAAAACATCTGCAAAGACAGCTCTTTTGCTGAACTGGGTTTTGACTCTTTGCTCATGGCCGAACTAATTAGCCGCTTAAAATTAGAATTGCCCGAACAGATTGAATTGCCCATACAAGACATTTTAGCTATTTCTGATGTAGCCTCTTTAATTGACCTCATCCAGAAACAACTGAAAGGCACTAATATTCCAGAAAAATCAATGAAACCCGCACTTCCTACCAAAGTTTATTCTTCGGAAGAACAACGATGGATGGAGTTAAAACACTTACCTGAATATCAAAAAATACAACAAACACGCACGATGCTGGGAGAGGAACTTGCAGCACAATTGTATTTTAATACCATCAACGGCATTTCTGATAATTGCATTCAGTTAGAACAAACAAGCCTCATTAATTTTTCTGGATACAATTATTTAGGTTATTCGGGTGATGAACGTGTCATCAAACTGACCTGTGATGCGATAAGTAATTATGGTACCTCCGTATCAGCAAGCCGATTAATTTCCGGGCAAAAACCAGTTCATATGCAATTAGAACAATCCATTTCCGATTTGATTAGTACTGAAGACACTGTCGTATTTTCTGCTGGACACGCGACGAATATTTCAGTTATTACCCATTTATTCGGCATGGAAGATGTTATCTTCCATGATGCCTTGATTCATAATAGTTCGTTACAAGGTGCTATTTTCTCCAAAGCCAAACGTATCCCCTTCCCTCATAATGATTTTAATACCCTAGCCAAATTAATGGCAACAGAGCGTTCGCATTACCGGCGAGCTCTAGTGCTAATTGAAGGCGTTTACAGCATGGACGGAGATATCGCAAATGTGCCTGAGTTTATCAAAGTAAAAAACCAATATAATGCGCATTTAATGATTGATGAAGCTCATTCTATTGGCGTGCTCGGTGAACATGGCGCGGGCATCTGTGAATACTTCAATTTGTCCGCAAATGATATTGAGCTGTGGATGGGCACCCTTAGTAAGGCCTTTGCAAGCTGTGGGGGATATGTTTCCGGTAAAAAAGAATTAATGGATTATATTCGTTACAGCTGTGCCGGTTTTGTCTTTTCTGCAGGCATATCTCCTGCGAACACCACCGCCGCGCTGGCTAGTATCCAACTATTAAGGAAGGAACCACATAGACCCCGACTATTACAAAAAAATGCACAAAGGCTACTGCTTGATTTAAAAAGCCATGGAATCAATACAGGTGCCAGTGAGAATACCCCGATTATTCCTATCATCATTGGAGATGAGAAAAAAACAGTACAACTCTGCCTAAACTTGCGTCAGCAAGGGGTCTATACACACCCAATTATTTATCCTGCTGTAGAAAAAGATATGGCACGCATTAGATTATTTATTAATTACATGCACACCGAAGAGCAATTAGCGTATACAGCAGAAATGATCTATAAATATTTAGCTTAA
- the aroB gene encoding 3-dehydroquinate synthase, whose product MANFKVYEQVDVSLTGHCYSISICRDGLDCTDWLRTFVKSPQALIVTNYTVAPLYLNYIQSALSGIQCDVVILEDGEQHKNQHSLFAIYDALIQNKHHRDTTIIALGGGVVGDMAGFAAATYQRGVGFIQIPTTLLAQVDASVGGKTAINHPQGKNLIGSFYQPQAVLIDTATLDTLPEREFRAGVAEIIKYGLLAGGDFLAQLSQALKQGLTAKSPELPQLIAACCQIKARFVETDEKERGQRALLNLGHTFAHALEAYTQYQQWLHGEAVAIGLYCAAVLSHKIGLIKEPLVNFVEQMLRDAGLPHKIPAAIDLQKLRELMSLDKKIKNNCLRFVLIRNPGDCYLEEQVTEDSLYDTLSVAVEGE is encoded by the coding sequence ATGGCGAACTTTAAGGTTTATGAGCAGGTTGATGTCTCATTAACCGGGCATTGTTATTCTATTAGTATCTGTCGCGATGGTTTGGACTGCACTGATTGGTTGCGAACCTTCGTGAAGTCTCCTCAAGCACTTATTGTCACGAACTACACTGTTGCTCCACTTTATTTAAATTACATACAATCAGCATTGAGCGGGATTCAATGCGATGTAGTTATTTTAGAAGATGGAGAACAGCATAAAAATCAACACAGTTTGTTTGCCATTTATGATGCATTAATTCAAAATAAACATCATCGAGATACCACCATTATCGCCTTAGGTGGAGGGGTAGTTGGTGATATGGCTGGTTTTGCTGCTGCAACCTATCAACGAGGGGTTGGTTTTATCCAAATACCAACTACTTTATTGGCTCAGGTTGATGCTTCGGTGGGGGGAAAAACTGCAATTAATCATCCTCAAGGTAAAAACTTAATTGGCAGTTTTTATCAGCCGCAGGCTGTGTTGATTGATACAGCTACTTTAGATACTTTACCCGAACGGGAGTTTCGCGCAGGTGTTGCGGAGATAATTAAATATGGTTTGCTTGCTGGCGGGGATTTTTTAGCGCAATTAAGCCAGGCATTAAAGCAAGGTTTAACTGCTAAGAGCCCAGAGTTACCGCAGCTTATTGCTGCATGTTGCCAGATTAAAGCCCGTTTTGTGGAGACGGATGAAAAAGAAAGAGGGCAGCGTGCTTTATTAAACCTTGGCCATACCTTTGCTCATGCTTTAGAGGCTTATACTCAGTATCAGCAGTGGTTACATGGTGAGGCAGTTGCTATAGGTTTATACTGCGCCGCGGTGTTGTCTCATAAAATCGGTTTGATTAAGGAGCCGCTCGTTAATTTCGTTGAACAAATGTTACGTGATGCGGGACTACCTCATAAAATTCCAGCAGCTATTGATTTGCAAAAATTAAGAGAGCTGATGAGTTTAGATAAAAAAATTAAAAATAATTGTTTACGTTTTGTGCTGATTAGAAATCCAGGAGATTGTTATCTGGAAGAGCAGGTAACAGAAGATAGTTTATATGATACGCTGAGTGTTGCAGTTGAAGGAGAGTAA
- a CDS encoding pilus assembly protein PilP, protein MNHKSQILVCIFSLLLGACSNDNHDLAQYIQQVTHRKQKPVPANPLLNQIAPLKTPNAMKQRNPFNPTGLQKPGLPPGKKCLEAYPLQSLKLVGVLMQGRRRLGLIAGPEALITQVHVGDYLGKGGGRVVAINMDAIRLEETIKSSSGAREKHRIILKLYTEKQE, encoded by the coding sequence ATGAATCATAAATCACAAATTTTAGTTTGTATATTTTCCTTATTATTGGGGGCATGCTCCAATGATAATCATGATTTAGCGCAGTATATACAACAGGTGACGCACCGAAAACAAAAGCCTGTACCTGCCAATCCTCTATTAAATCAGATAGCCCCTTTAAAAACTCCCAATGCGATGAAGCAACGGAATCCATTTAACCCCACTGGTTTGCAAAAGCCAGGTTTACCGCCTGGAAAAAAGTGCTTAGAGGCTTATCCCTTACAGTCATTAAAATTGGTTGGAGTTTTAATGCAAGGAAGGCGACGTTTAGGATTAATTGCAGGGCCTGAAGCATTGATTACTCAAGTGCATGTTGGGGATTATCTGGGAAAAGGTGGGGGGCGTGTTGTAGCAATTAACATGGATGCAATCCGCTTAGAGGAAACCATCAAGAGCAGTTCTGGTGCTAGGGAAAAGCATAGAATTATTCTGAAATTGTATACAGAAAAACAGGAGTAA
- a CDS encoding type IV pilus inner membrane component PilO, whose product MSRIPFHELTLETIGQWPAAVKTGLLIGLSSLIVIMGYCLVIHSNFISYKELQAQEIALKADFEIKQRQMINLDAYRHQLFKLKEQFTSLLKYLPTENELYGLLEEISKTGMVSGLKFLLFAPQPEEVHGFYTILPIKISIEGDYFQLASFLRRIVTMERIVTFHDFRIKGGLSRCNQPACEDVLVMNVTAKVYRYRTQ is encoded by the coding sequence ATGAGCCGTATCCCTTTTCACGAGCTCACTTTAGAAACCATAGGGCAGTGGCCAGCAGCAGTAAAAACAGGACTGTTAATTGGCTTGAGTAGTTTAATTGTTATTATGGGATATTGCTTGGTAATTCATAGTAATTTTATTAGTTACAAGGAGTTACAAGCTCAAGAAATTGCTTTGAAGGCAGATTTTGAAATTAAGCAACGACAGATGATTAATTTAGATGCTTATCGTCATCAGCTGTTTAAGTTGAAAGAACAGTTTACGTCCTTACTTAAGTACTTGCCCACAGAAAATGAACTTTATGGCTTATTAGAAGAGATTTCGAAAACGGGAATGGTTTCTGGTCTTAAGTTTCTCTTATTTGCACCTCAACCTGAAGAGGTACATGGGTTTTATACCATCTTGCCAATAAAAATTTCTATTGAGGGAGATTATTTTCAATTAGCTTCATTTCTAAGGCGAATAGTAACTATGGAGCGTATTGTTACTTTTCATGATTTTCGCATTAAAGGGGGGCTGTCACGTTGTAATCAACCAGCCTGTGAAGATGTGCTCGTGATGAATGTCACAGCTAAAGTATACCGCTACCGTACTCAATAA
- the aroK gene encoding shikimate kinase AroK codes for MSIVKVRNIFLIGPMGAGKSTIGRALAKELKLEFFDSDEVIEERAGADISWIFDIEGEEGFRRREQKVIDELTQKTNIVLATGGGVVITPENRNALAGRGTVIYLKTSLQQQFERTKRDTKRPLLQTNDLEGRLESLRDEREPFYDELADVSFETDKLTVKAVANNIIKYIYGEL; via the coding sequence ATGAGCATAGTTAAAGTACGAAATATTTTTCTGATTGGGCCTATGGGTGCTGGAAAGAGCACAATTGGTCGTGCTTTGGCAAAGGAGCTCAAATTAGAATTTTTTGATTCAGACGAGGTCATTGAAGAGCGCGCTGGCGCAGATATATCTTGGATCTTTGATATTGAAGGCGAAGAAGGATTTAGACGCCGTGAACAAAAAGTTATTGATGAGTTAACGCAAAAGACCAATATTGTTTTAGCCACTGGTGGTGGGGTTGTAATTACGCCTGAAAATAGAAACGCACTTGCTGGACGAGGGACTGTTATTTACCTCAAAACATCATTACAGCAACAATTTGAGCGAACCAAGCGTGATACGAAACGCCCCTTGTTGCAAACGAATGATCTTGAGGGACGATTAGAATCATTAAGAGATGAGCGCGAGCCATTCTACGATGAGTTAGCCGATGTAAGTTTTGAAACAGATAAATTAACAGTTAAAGCGGTAGCAAATAATATAATAAAATATATTTATGGCGAACTTTAA
- the proC gene encoding pyrroline-5-carboxylate reductase, with the protein MNNQKSISLIGAGHLGRALLCGLIKSGYPTQSITVSNRNQDKLNRLVHELNVLPASNNDAVDAGEIVILAVKPQFMQDVCQEIAAKVQMKKPLIISLAGVTEIEQIAQWLGVTDLSIIRVMANTPMEFCKGTSALFANSCSSDAHKKITEALFNAVGSAFWVEKEQLLDPLTAAIGSAPAYVFLFMEALQKAAASQNIPDELAEKIAIDVVSGAAVLAKQSNYSFAELRAGVTTPHGITEHSLKTLDMEDFFTRFKNIYQAANERIEQIKSK; encoded by the coding sequence ATGAACAATCAAAAATCTATTTCTCTTATCGGCGCGGGCCATCTTGGCCGCGCGTTGCTGTGCGGATTAATCAAAAGTGGCTATCCCACTCAATCAATTACAGTCAGTAATCGTAACCAAGACAAATTAAATCGTCTGGTGCATGAATTGAATGTGTTACCCGCAAGCAATAATGACGCAGTCGATGCAGGCGAAATAGTCATCTTAGCAGTAAAGCCTCAATTTATGCAGGATGTATGTCAAGAAATCGCCGCTAAAGTGCAAATGAAAAAGCCTCTTATTATTTCACTGGCTGGAGTAACAGAAATAGAACAGATCGCTCAATGGCTTGGAGTCACTGATTTAAGCATCATCCGAGTCATGGCTAATACGCCTATGGAATTTTGCAAAGGAACCTCTGCCCTTTTTGCAAATTCATGTTCCTCAGATGCCCATAAAAAAATAACTGAAGCACTCTTTAACGCTGTAGGTTCTGCATTCTGGGTTGAGAAAGAACAACTTTTAGACCCACTCACAGCCGCTATTGGCAGTGCCCCAGCCTATGTATTCTTATTCATGGAAGCGCTACAAAAAGCGGCTGCCAGCCAAAATATTCCTGATGAGTTAGCAGAGAAAATAGCCATTGATGTAGTAAGTGGTGCTGCGGTCTTAGCAAAACAATCAAACTACTCTTTTGCTGAATTACGAGCCGGGGTAACAACCCCTCATGGCATTACCGAACACTCATTAAAAACCTTAGATATGGAAGATTTTTTTACCCGTTTTAAGAACATATATCAGGCTGCAAATGAGCGTATTGAACAAATTAAATCGAAGTAA